A genomic stretch from Acetobacter ascendens includes:
- the nth gene encoding endonuclease III yields the protein MAKKLTTAVPVNSDKLADKPRAKKRTTAQKPASATQSSGPTAIAPRDMTPQEIYSFLTDLSQAWPDAQTELLYTTPFTLLVAVVLSAQATDASVNRVTPALFEAAPTPADMVKLGEEEVGKLIRTIGLWRNKAKNVVELSRQLVEDHQGEVPGTRDELEKLAGVGRKTANVVLNVAFHKPTVPVDTHVFRLANRSGLGRGKTVEAVEKALEARIPLEMIQPSHHWMILQGRYVCKARKPECWRCNAKNPCLFPDKTPAPRVKAPKTLAG from the coding sequence ATGGCCAAAAAACTCACCACTGCAGTCCCCGTAAACTCAGATAAACTGGCTGATAAGCCGCGTGCAAAAAAACGCACGACAGCCCAAAAACCGGCCTCAGCAACACAAAGTAGCGGACCTACTGCCATTGCACCACGGGATATGACCCCACAGGAAATATACAGTTTTCTGACAGACCTTTCCCAAGCATGGCCAGATGCTCAAACGGAACTGCTTTACACAACACCTTTTACGCTACTTGTAGCCGTTGTGCTTTCAGCCCAAGCGACAGATGCCTCCGTCAACCGTGTAACACCTGCTTTGTTCGAGGCCGCCCCTACTCCTGCAGACATGGTGAAACTGGGGGAAGAAGAAGTGGGCAAACTTATTCGCACCATTGGGCTGTGGCGTAATAAGGCCAAAAATGTTGTCGAACTTTCCCGCCAACTTGTAGAAGACCATCAGGGCGAAGTGCCGGGCACGCGGGATGAGTTGGAAAAACTGGCTGGTGTAGGCCGGAAAACAGCAAACGTGGTGCTAAATGTTGCGTTCCATAAGCCTACCGTGCCGGTAGATACGCATGTTTTCCGTTTAGCTAACAGATCTGGGCTGGGACGAGGCAAAACAGTGGAAGCTGTTGAAAAAGCTTTGGAAGCCCGCATTCCTCTGGAAATGATCCAGCCTTCCCACCACTGGATGATTCTGCAGGGAAGATATGTTTGTAAAGCCAGAAAACCTGAGTGCTGGCGCTGCAATGCTAAAAACCCCTGCCTGTTTCCAGACAAAACACCAGCGCCACGTGTAAAAGCACCTAAAACCTTAGCCGGGTAG
- a CDS encoding ABC transporter ATP-binding protein has protein sequence MSQTSESHVESERKASLFIDVLKFVGRRWMAFPVPLTITVGSILAATVADVLMPLAAGRLVTDVSAPAVQAGKVHDALWMLGAMAACGFGNVLLKRYAYLGITHLTTQVMQKIGSEAFAHVQKLSAEWHANTFAGSTVRRLTRGMGAVDMLDDTLLLMLIPEACLLVLTTLVLGWHWPFMGAILGVLSILFVVLSCTLTLRYVAPSARAANAWDSRMGAALADAITCNTVVKAFGAEKREESRLQALISQWRKATIYTWTKGTDSANIQAAVVMCMRLVLAGAAVWLWWKGRAGPGDVAYVLTMTFLVQGYLRDIGQQVSVVQRSVNEMEELLALWRTPAAVADPANPVPLQVNAGEIRFEHILFKYPGQERALFTDLSITIAAGSRVGLVGPSGSGKSSFIKLLQRFYVPQSGRILIDGIDIARVRQSDLREKIALVPQEAVLFHRSLAENIAYGRPGATPEQIAQAAQLANASGFIDRLPEGYQTLVGERGVKLSGGERQRIAIARAFLADAPILVLDEATASLDSESEALVQEAMERLMTGRTVLVVAHRLATVVGLDRILVFEHGQIVEDGAHTTLIQQQNGLYRRLYDLQSL, from the coding sequence ATGTCGCAAACTTCAGAAAGTCATGTCGAATCCGAGCGTAAGGCATCGCTTTTTATAGATGTGCTGAAGTTTGTGGGGCGGCGCTGGATGGCGTTTCCAGTGCCCTTAACCATAACAGTCGGAAGCATTCTTGCTGCTACGGTGGCCGATGTGCTTATGCCTTTGGCCGCAGGACGTTTGGTAACAGATGTTTCTGCTCCGGCGGTGCAGGCAGGCAAAGTGCATGATGCACTCTGGATGCTGGGTGCCATGGCTGCATGCGGGTTCGGGAATGTGCTGTTAAAGCGGTACGCTTATTTGGGCATTACGCATCTGACCACTCAGGTTATGCAGAAAATAGGTTCTGAAGCTTTTGCACATGTACAAAAGCTTTCTGCGGAATGGCATGCCAATACGTTTGCAGGTTCCACTGTCCGGCGTTTAACACGCGGTATGGGGGCTGTGGATATGCTGGATGATACGTTGCTCCTGATGTTGATACCCGAAGCATGTTTGCTGGTGCTGACAACTTTGGTGCTAGGGTGGCACTGGCCCTTTATGGGGGCCATTCTGGGTGTGCTTTCCATTTTGTTTGTTGTGCTTTCTTGCACGTTAACTCTGCGTTACGTGGCACCATCTGCACGGGCGGCCAATGCGTGGGATAGCCGCATGGGGGCTGCCTTGGCAGACGCCATAACCTGCAATACGGTTGTAAAAGCTTTTGGTGCAGAAAAGCGTGAAGAAAGCCGGCTACAGGCACTTATTTCCCAATGGCGAAAAGCCACTATTTATACATGGACCAAAGGCACAGACAGCGCCAACATTCAGGCAGCCGTTGTTATGTGTATGCGTCTTGTTTTGGCAGGCGCAGCGGTTTGGTTATGGTGGAAGGGGCGTGCAGGCCCGGGTGATGTGGCCTACGTGTTGACCATGACTTTTTTGGTGCAGGGATACCTGCGCGATATTGGGCAGCAGGTTTCTGTGGTGCAGAGATCTGTTAATGAAATGGAAGAATTACTGGCGTTGTGGCGTACGCCTGCGGCGGTAGCAGACCCTGCCAACCCAGTGCCCTTGCAAGTGAATGCAGGGGAAATCCGCTTTGAACATATCTTATTCAAATATCCGGGGCAGGAGAGGGCTCTTTTTACTGATCTCTCCATTACGATTGCTGCCGGTAGTCGGGTAGGCTTGGTGGGGCCTTCTGGTTCAGGAAAATCAAGTTTCATCAAACTGCTACAGCGCTTTTATGTGCCACAGTCAGGCAGAATTTTGATTGATGGCATAGATATTGCACGCGTGCGTCAGTCTGATTTGCGAGAAAAAATTGCTTTAGTGCCGCAGGAAGCCGTGTTGTTTCATCGAAGTCTGGCAGAAAATATTGCTTATGGCAGGCCAGGTGCTACGCCAGAGCAAATTGCGCAGGCTGCTCAATTAGCGAATGCCTCTGGTTTTATTGATAGGCTTCCCGAAGGGTACCAAACGCTGGTGGGCGAGCGTGGTGTAAAGCTTTCAGGAGGGGAGCGTCAGCGCATTGCCATTGCTCGTGCCTTTTTGGCGGATGCCCCCATATTGGTGTTGGATGAAGCCACTGCCAGTCTGGATTCCGAATCCGAAGCGCTGGTGCAAGAAGCAATGGAACGCCTGATGACAGGCCGCACGGTTTTGGTAGTGGCACACCGCCTTGCCACTGTTGTCGGGTTGGATCGGATTCTGGTTTTTGAGCACGGCCAGATTGTAGAAGATGGTGCTCATACAACACTGATACAGCAACAAAACGGGCTGTACCGCCGGTTGTATGATTTGCAGTCCCTTTAA